A genome region from Choloepus didactylus isolate mChoDid1 chromosome 14, mChoDid1.pri, whole genome shotgun sequence includes the following:
- the LOC119509271 gene encoding cytochrome b-c1 complex subunit 7 → MAGRPAVAASGRWLDGIRKWYYNAAGFNKLGLMRDDTISENEDVKEAIRRLPENVYNDRVFRIKRALDLSMKHQILPKEQWTKYEEDKFYLEPYLKEVIRERKEREEWAKK, encoded by the exons ATGGCGGGCCGCCCAGCTG TTGCAGCATCAGGCCGATGGCTGGATGGTATTCGAAAATGGTATTACAATGCTGCAGGGTTCAATAAACTGG GCTTAATGAGAGATGATACAATATCTGAGAATGAAGATGTAAAAGAGGCCATAAGAAGGCTTCCTGAGAACGTTTATAATGACAGGGTGTTTCGCATTAAGAGAGCACTGGACCTGAGCATGAAACACCAGATCTTGCCTAAAGAGCAGTGGACAAAATATGAGGAG GATAAATTCTATCTTGAACCATATCTGAAAGAAGTTATtcgggaaagaaaagagagagaagagtggGCAAAGAAATAA